In Rhodovulum sulfidophilum DSM 1374, the following are encoded in one genomic region:
- a CDS encoding tyrosine-type recombinase/integrase, with amino-acid sequence MTKRELPKYVYRQRNGLYFQRRGWPSQKIGSDFGSPEFWAEYAAILKGEGQAKVLRRNFSALIRSYHQSPRYRNLKPRTALDYDKFTAFIDERFGPLNPANLRRRDVIRLRDENAGKPYFANYAVKVIRILMEHSIDLGWRTDNPAKGVSLLKADADPRLPWPQSLIDAFRAAVPLGARERLLMELCLGTGQRIGDVLEMQWGDIQDGGITVKQNKTGKRLWVPIVPSLQEALDRAPRRSLFMLTNQSGTSRWSYRGASQAIRKIREDIGALDFDIHSWRYNAACELVEAGCTDELVAAVTGQSPKMVAHYTQQIRQRVRAIEAQARRKKPSTGEGLATKRRTEQKRNV; translated from the coding sequence ATGACGAAGCGAGAGCTTCCTAAATATGTGTACCGGCAGCGAAATGGTCTGTATTTTCAGCGCCGTGGGTGGCCGTCGCAAAAGATCGGGTCGGACTTCGGCAGCCCGGAGTTCTGGGCCGAATACGCTGCTATCCTGAAAGGAGAGGGGCAGGCCAAGGTTCTGCGCAGGAACTTTTCCGCTCTTATCCGCAGTTACCACCAGTCGCCGCGTTACCGGAACCTGAAGCCCCGCACGGCGCTGGACTATGACAAGTTCACGGCGTTCATCGACGAACGGTTCGGCCCGCTGAACCCGGCAAACCTCCGGCGTCGGGATGTGATACGCCTGCGCGATGAGAACGCAGGGAAACCCTATTTCGCGAACTACGCGGTGAAGGTGATCCGCATTCTGATGGAGCATAGCATCGATCTTGGCTGGCGCACCGATAACCCAGCCAAGGGGGTGTCGTTGCTGAAGGCGGATGCGGATCCGCGCCTGCCATGGCCGCAAAGCCTGATCGACGCTTTTCGTGCTGCCGTGCCGCTGGGGGCGCGCGAGCGCCTGCTGATGGAGCTGTGCCTCGGAACCGGCCAGCGCATCGGCGATGTGCTGGAAATGCAATGGGGCGATATCCAGGATGGGGGCATCACGGTCAAACAGAACAAGACCGGCAAGCGGCTTTGGGTGCCTATTGTGCCTTCGCTTCAGGAGGCGCTGGACAGGGCGCCGCGCCGGTCGCTGTTCATGCTGACGAACCAAAGCGGAACCAGCCGCTGGTCCTATCGCGGAGCATCGCAGGCCATTCGCAAGATCCGGGAAGATATCGGGGCGCTGGACTTCGACATCCACAGTTGGCGGTACAATGCCGCGTGCGAACTGGTCGAGGCTGGATGCACTGACGAGCTGGTGGCCGCGGTCACGGGTCAAAGCCCCAAGATGGTCGCGCACTACACGCAGCAGATCCGGCAGCGCGTGCGCGCCATAGAGGCCCAGGCTCGCCGGAAGAAGCCCTCAACGGGCGAGGGCCTTGCCACGAAAAGGCGAACAGAACAAAAACGGAATGTTTAG
- a CDS encoding DNA adenine methylase, which yields MSIMDMSVSRPLLRWHGGKWRIAPWIVAQFPPHECYVEPFGGGASVLLRKPRAKLDVYNDLDGAVVALFRVLRDAPDELIRRVELMPFARAEFDAAQDLSQGPKDEIDLSLRLLLRSHMGFSNAGACGRGGHQKTGFRARGLRTGTTPPENWRCFPPVLREVAERLRGVVIERRPALDVIAAQDGPSTLFYLDPPYLPETRDAGADYTHEMSETDHDDLLAMLGALQGAVVLSGYASPRYDRALADWHRIERSAFADGARPRTEVLWMNFDPALPLFGGLK from the coding sequence ATGAGCATCATGGATATGAGCGTCTCACGCCCCTTGCTGCGCTGGCATGGCGGCAAATGGCGCATCGCGCCATGGATCGTCGCCCAATTCCCCCCGCATGAGTGCTATGTCGAGCCCTTCGGAGGCGGTGCTTCGGTACTGCTGCGCAAGCCGCGCGCCAAACTCGATGTCTACAATGATCTCGACGGCGCAGTGGTCGCCTTGTTCCGCGTCCTGCGCGATGCCCCCGACGAGTTGATCCGCCGGGTCGAATTGATGCCTTTCGCCCGCGCCGAGTTCGACGCCGCACAGGATTTGTCTCAGGGCCCGAAAGACGAGATCGATCTCAGCCTGCGGCTGCTCCTGCGTTCGCATATGGGCTTTTCCAACGCCGGGGCTTGCGGTCGCGGCGGGCACCAGAAAACCGGATTTCGCGCCCGCGGTCTGCGCACGGGAACGACCCCACCGGAAAACTGGCGATGCTTTCCGCCGGTTCTGCGCGAGGTGGCTGAGCGGCTCCGTGGCGTCGTGATCGAACGCCGGCCGGCGCTAGACGTGATCGCGGCGCAGGACGGGCCGTCGACGCTCTTCTATCTCGATCCGCCCTATCTGCCCGAAACCCGCGATGCCGGGGCCGACTACACCCACGAAATGTCCGAAACCGACCATGACGACCTGCTGGCGATGCTTGGCGCACTGCAGGGCGCGGTGGTCCTGTCGGGCTATGCCTCGCCCCGCTACGACCGTGCGCTTGCGGACTGGCACCGGATCGAGCGGTCGGCTTTTGCTGACGGCGCACGGCCGAGGACCGAGGTTTTGTGGATGAACTTCGATCCCGCACTGCCGCTCTTCGGAGGGCTGAAATGA
- a CDS encoding XRE family transcriptional regulator, with the protein MRQSFRDAFLRAIEQSGQSVRNVATQSGVSYEQLKKLFRGNSASTNVDDAVRVAEHFGVTVEEFLGGNISTATPWTVSIAGKVGAGARVPVFDAYEKGGGPQVECPPGLSPHGVVAVEVEGDSMEPVYSAGDILFYTRHTADGVPSEAVGKRCVCECEEGLGWAKVIRLGREPGTFDLHSFNDQSPTMYGVRLKWAAPIRLHWPADLAKKL; encoded by the coding sequence ATGCGCCAATCATTCAGAGACGCCTTCCTTCGAGCCATCGAGCAGAGCGGCCAATCGGTCCGCAATGTCGCTACACAATCGGGCGTCTCCTATGAGCAGCTCAAGAAGCTCTTCCGAGGCAATAGCGCATCGACGAATGTGGATGACGCAGTGCGTGTTGCCGAGCATTTCGGGGTGACGGTTGAGGAGTTCTTGGGCGGGAACATATCCACCGCCACCCCCTGGACCGTCTCCATCGCAGGCAAGGTCGGAGCGGGCGCGCGCGTGCCGGTGTTTGATGCATACGAGAAGGGTGGTGGGCCGCAAGTCGAGTGCCCGCCGGGTCTTTCCCCTCATGGCGTCGTGGCCGTCGAGGTCGAGGGCGACAGCATGGAACCCGTTTATTCTGCTGGAGATATTCTCTTCTACACGCGTCACACCGCAGACGGCGTACCCTCGGAAGCCGTTGGCAAGCGCTGTGTGTGCGAGTGCGAGGAGGGTTTGGGGTGGGCGAAGGTAATAAGACTGGGGCGCGAGCCTGGAACATTCGATTTGCACAGCTTCAACGACCAATCCCCGACCATGTACGGGGTGCGGCTTAAGTGGGCTGCACCTATCAGGCTGCATTGGCCTGCGGATCTCGCCAAGAAGCTCTGA
- a CDS encoding GapR family DNA-binding domain-containing protein: MTGPTVSLTSPNGVTTVPIPLDTFTAPPRLPMKETAEDEAVRDRTYRVVADVLRGFIERFEALRRLIALRKRHAEDIAEKEVLLQIYRKALGM, encoded by the coding sequence ATGACCGGCCCGACCGTTTCGCTCACCAGCCCGAACGGGGTGACGACCGTCCCGATCCCGCTCGATACCTTCACCGCCCCGCCGCGGCTGCCGATGAAGGAAACCGCCGAGGACGAGGCGGTGCGCGACCGGACTTACCGGGTCGTGGCTGACGTTCTGCGCGGCTTCATCGAGCGCTTCGAGGCGCTGCGTCGGCTCATCGCGCTACGCAAGCGGCATGCCGAGGACATCGCCGAGAAAGAGGTGTTGCTGCAGATCTATCGCAAGGCCCTGGGGATGTGA
- a CDS encoding HNH endonuclease, whose product MTIRKLCAAAGCDDLAVPGAALCELHEAERIDRNRARRAKVKTAEEIRRRSKLYASPAWKTARAAFLEANPLCVDCAGLGLVTPATEVDHIARHEGDRARFWDRSNWQALCKSCHSRKTAREVLGRN is encoded by the coding sequence ATGACGATCCGCAAGCTCTGCGCGGCCGCTGGCTGCGACGACCTCGCTGTGCCTGGCGCCGCGCTCTGCGAGTTGCACGAGGCCGAACGGATCGACCGGAACCGCGCGCGGCGGGCGAAGGTGAAGACGGCCGAGGAGATCCGGCGCCGCTCGAAGCTCTATGCCAGTCCCGCCTGGAAGACCGCGCGCGCTGCCTTCCTCGAGGCCAACCCGCTCTGCGTCGATTGCGCGGGGCTCGGGCTGGTGACCCCGGCCACCGAGGTGGATCACATCGCGCGGCACGAGGGCGACCGCGCCCGGTTCTGGGACCGTTCGAACTGGCAGGCGCTCTGCAAGAGCTGCCACAGCCGCAAGACCGCCCGCGAGGTGCTGGGGCGCAACTGA
- a CDS encoding P27 family phage terminase small subunit, which yields MRGQKPKLDNVVPMKADQTAPVPEAPDWMSAEGRDAWDRLAPVLAGKRRLDPAFHDPFAVYCEAVADVIRFTGDIAAFGSWYEVETRNGRQQKKRAVWGQRQDAIATMNQLAARFGMTPVDEARMSAGGQGDLFGEILRTLDGPD from the coding sequence ATGCGCGGTCAGAAGCCGAAGCTCGACAATGTCGTGCCGATGAAGGCCGACCAGACGGCGCCCGTGCCCGAGGCGCCCGACTGGATGAGCGCCGAGGGGCGGGACGCCTGGGACCGACTCGCGCCGGTGTTGGCGGGCAAGCGGCGGCTCGACCCGGCCTTTCACGACCCCTTCGCCGTCTATTGCGAGGCGGTGGCCGATGTCATCCGCTTCACCGGTGATATCGCGGCCTTCGGCAGCTGGTACGAGGTCGAGACCCGGAACGGGCGGCAGCAGAAGAAGCGCGCGGTCTGGGGCCAGCGCCAGGACGCGATTGCCACCATGAACCAGCTCGCTGCGCGCTTCGGGATGACGCCGGTCGACGAGGCGCGGATGAGCGCGGGCGGGCAAGGCGATCTCTTCGGCGAGATCCTGAGGACACTCGATGGACCCGATTGA
- a CDS encoding terminase large subunit, which yields MDPIDHPVSRYALDVIEGREIAGTLVRLACERHLMDLETGRDRGLRFDCKAASRVLNFARLIKHTTGPAAGRPLALTPWQVFRHGSVFGWKQEDGLRRFRTTYHQVAKKNGKTTDTAVPMLFTQLFDGEAAPQGFCTATTRDQAGLLFRELRRMIKAAPALSAFMDTDNKHLISTAITNGTIRTLSRDGNSADGINPSFVARDEVHRWTDRELAEVVVNSMIARAQPIDWAITTAGADMASICGELREYSATVLRGDVEDDSFFAYVAEPPGDCDVGDPVAWKMANPNLGIAFSEERFAELYREATVISGKMPNFRRLHMNLWTEGAQSWIEREIWDRGAEPFAPEALYGRPAWVGLDLSKTTDLTSICIAIPKDGQVYLISYSFLPSGPKGFIARAQSEKRDYVAWRDQGWLEVHGGGVIDEDQVIERLEWIRARFDLRELSYDRWGMKYVAKELVKRRFPLVEHGQGYASMSSPMKRFERAVAQGRLRHGGNPVLAWAVGNVHRDEDAAENIKPNKARSKGRIDPAVAAIMALGRAEAEAGKRKARDVATV from the coding sequence ATGGACCCGATTGACCACCCGGTCTCGCGCTATGCGCTCGATGTGATCGAGGGCCGCGAGATCGCGGGCACGCTGGTGCGGCTCGCTTGCGAACGCCACCTGATGGATCTGGAGACCGGCCGCGACCGCGGGCTCCGGTTCGACTGCAAGGCGGCCTCGCGCGTCCTGAACTTCGCGCGGCTGATCAAGCACACGACGGGTCCGGCGGCGGGCCGCCCGCTGGCGCTGACGCCCTGGCAGGTCTTCCGGCATGGCTCGGTCTTCGGCTGGAAGCAGGAGGACGGGCTGAGGCGGTTCCGCACCACCTATCACCAGGTCGCGAAGAAGAACGGCAAGACCACCGACACCGCGGTGCCGATGCTCTTCACCCAGCTCTTCGATGGCGAGGCAGCCCCCCAGGGCTTCTGCACCGCGACGACGCGCGATCAGGCGGGGCTTCTGTTCCGCGAGCTGCGGCGGATGATCAAGGCCGCGCCCGCGCTTTCGGCCTTCATGGACACCGACAACAAGCACCTGATCTCGACCGCGATCACCAATGGCACGATCCGGACGCTGAGCCGCGACGGCAACTCGGCCGATGGCATCAACCCCAGCTTCGTCGCCCGCGACGAGGTGCACCGCTGGACCGACCGCGAACTGGCCGAGGTGGTGGTCAATTCGATGATCGCCCGCGCCCAGCCCATCGATTGGGCGATCACCACGGCAGGCGCCGACATGGCCTCGATCTGCGGCGAGCTGAGGGAATACTCCGCGACCGTCCTGCGGGGCGATGTCGAGGATGACAGCTTCTTTGCCTATGTCGCCGAGCCGCCTGGCGATTGCGACGTGGGCGATCCGGTGGCCTGGAAGATGGCCAATCCCAATCTGGGCATCGCCTTCAGCGAGGAGCGCTTTGCCGAGCTTTACCGCGAGGCCACGGTGATCTCGGGCAAGATGCCGAACTTCCGGCGGCTGCACATGAACCTCTGGACCGAGGGCGCGCAGTCCTGGATCGAGCGCGAGATCTGGGACAGGGGCGCCGAGCCCTTCGCGCCCGAGGCGCTTTACGGGCGCCCGGCCTGGGTCGGGCTCGATCTGTCGAAGACCACCGACCTGACCTCGATCTGCATCGCGATCCCGAAGGACGGGCAGGTCTACCTGATCAGCTATTCCTTCCTGCCCTCGGGGCCGAAGGGCTTCATCGCCCGGGCGCAGAGCGAGAAGCGGGACTATGTCGCCTGGCGCGATCAGGGCTGGCTGGAGGTGCATGGCGGCGGCGTGATCGACGAGGACCAGGTGATCGAGCGGCTGGAATGGATCCGGGCGCGCTTCGATCTGCGCGAGCTGTCCTATGACCGCTGGGGCATGAAGTATGTGGCGAAGGAGCTGGTCAAGCGGCGCTTTCCGCTGGTCGAGCATGGCCAGGGCTATGCCTCGATGTCCTCGCCGATGAAGCGCTTCGAGCGCGCGGTGGCGCAGGGGCGGCTGCGGCATGGCGGCAATCCGGTGCTGGCCTGGGCGGTGGGCAATGTCCATCGCGACGAGGATGCGGCCGAGAACATCAAGCCCAACAAGGCGCGCTCGAAGGGGCGGATCGATCCGGCGGTGGCCGCGATCATGGCGCTCGGCCGCGCCGAGGCGGAGGCGGGCAAACGCAAGGCACGGGACGTGGCAACGGTATGA
- a CDS encoding phage portal protein translates to MAAAGPVEPSGTRAPSPWFGDHWAGTQSRVRSLPVVTPLAAQRHATVFACCNVIAGDLAKVPLRLYQRMGPSRAEPVVEHAATYLLNTESAPGVAARLARFALVYAFALRGRGYAYAPRDGAGELTLLDVIRPDLCAELRDGRARFYAFEDGAGIQRRAPSRAMVHLRYMAEDGWTGRSPLQVAAESVGLALAGQEAAARAASGVQMRAVLKMEDVYEDDEAWHRNARRVRNALTDPEANGIPIIGATEDIKSLDLSAADQQLLESRKFDREQIAAIYRVPPSKLQMLEHGVKANGQQQAIDYKTDCLLHWGGFVEAQLALGVLTEAERRAGLFFRHDYDALMQATTKERYDALKAAVGGPFLTANEARAEDGRAPVEDGDRLNPAPNMTRDEDAGAETTEGKD, encoded by the coding sequence ATGGCTGCGGCCGGACCTGTGGAGCCCTCGGGCACACGCGCCCCGTCGCCGTGGTTCGGCGATCACTGGGCGGGCACGCAATCCCGCGTGCGCTCGCTGCCGGTGGTGACGCCGCTGGCGGCACAGCGTCATGCCACGGTCTTCGCCTGCTGCAACGTGATCGCGGGCGATCTCGCCAAGGTGCCGCTGCGGCTCTACCAGCGGATGGGGCCGAGCCGGGCCGAGCCGGTGGTCGAGCATGCCGCGACCTATCTGCTGAACACCGAATCCGCCCCGGGCGTGGCGGCCCGTCTCGCGCGTTTTGCGCTGGTCTATGCCTTCGCGCTGCGCGGCCGGGGCTATGCCTATGCGCCCCGCGACGGCGCGGGCGAGCTGACGCTTCTGGATGTGATCCGCCCCGATCTCTGCGCCGAGCTTCGCGACGGCCGGGCGCGCTTCTATGCCTTCGAGGACGGGGCCGGGATCCAGCGCCGGGCGCCGTCCCGCGCGATGGTGCATCTGCGCTACATGGCCGAGGACGGCTGGACCGGGCGCAGCCCCTTGCAGGTCGCGGCCGAGTCGGTCGGCCTCGCGCTGGCCGGTCAGGAGGCCGCGGCGCGGGCGGCTTCGGGCGTGCAGATGCGCGCGGTCCTGAAGATGGAGGATGTCTACGAGGACGATGAGGCCTGGCACCGCAATGCCCGCCGCGTGCGCAACGCGCTGACCGATCCCGAGGCCAACGGGATCCCGATCATCGGCGCCACCGAGGACATCAAGTCGCTGGATCTCTCGGCCGCCGATCAGCAGCTCCTGGAAAGCCGCAAGTTCGACCGCGAGCAGATCGCGGCGATCTACCGGGTGCCGCCCTCGAAGCTGCAGATGCTGGAACACGGGGTGAAGGCCAACGGCCAGCAGCAGGCCATCGATTACAAGACCGACTGCCTGTTGCATTGGGGCGGCTTCGTCGAGGCGCAGCTGGCGCTCGGCGTGCTGACCGAGGCCGAACGGCGGGCCGGGCTCTTCTTCCGGCACGATTACGACGCGCTGATGCAGGCGACGACGAAAGAACGCTACGACGCACTGAAGGCGGCGGTGGGCGGCCCGTTCCTGACCGCCAACGAGGCCCGCGCCGAGGATGGCCGCGCCCCGGTCGAGGACGGCGACCGCCTCAACCCCGCCCCCAACATGACCCGCGACGAGGATGCCGGGGCCGAGACGACAGAAGGGAAAGACTGA
- a CDS encoding S49 family peptidase, translating into MEMTIASLLGAAPLALDHDFGAGLLGLPLPAAPAAGPALSGPVEVARGERFAVARGVAVMPVRGVLTPNAEILERYLGWATFAGIEASCGALAAQEDVAAVVIEFDTPGGLVLGGAAAAGAIAALAAVKPVHALVNPLAASMGYHLASQCSEIAMTPGSLAGSIGIMRQAGWPVGPDRAGQQWQIFTSTHARAKLPNPETEAGRAEIRRDLDAHEAAFHADVARGRGIAPGDLAARLSVTDDPTDGGATFGPEAAIARGLADRAETRLAFYDRIFAAHAPRPAARRSSGRGHLAQAAAAQARATL; encoded by the coding sequence ATGGAGATGACGATTGCCAGCCTTCTGGGCGCCGCCCCCCTGGCGCTGGATCACGACTTCGGGGCGGGGCTCCTGGGGCTGCCTTTGCCCGCCGCGCCTGCCGCCGGGCCAGCGCTTTCCGGGCCGGTCGAGGTGGCCCGCGGCGAGCGCTTCGCGGTCGCGCGCGGCGTGGCGGTGATGCCGGTGCGGGGCGTGCTGACGCCCAATGCCGAGATCCTCGAACGCTACCTCGGCTGGGCGACCTTTGCGGGGATCGAGGCCTCCTGCGGGGCGCTGGCCGCCCAGGAGGACGTGGCGGCGGTGGTGATCGAGTTCGACACGCCGGGCGGGCTGGTCCTGGGCGGCGCGGCTGCGGCGGGGGCCATCGCGGCGCTGGCGGCGGTCAAGCCCGTCCATGCCCTGGTCAATCCGCTGGCGGCCTCGATGGGGTATCACCTGGCGAGCCAGTGTTCGGAGATCGCGATGACGCCGGGCAGCCTCGCGGGCTCCATCGGCATCATGCGCCAGGCGGGCTGGCCGGTCGGCCCGGACAGGGCGGGCCAGCAATGGCAGATCTTCACCTCGACCCATGCCCGCGCCAAGCTGCCGAACCCCGAGACCGAGGCGGGCCGGGCCGAGATCCGGCGCGATCTCGATGCCCATGAGGCGGCCTTCCATGCCGATGTCGCCCGGGGCCGGGGCATCGCCCCCGGGGATCTGGCCGCGCGGCTGTCCGTGACCGACGACCCGACCGATGGCGGGGCGACCTTCGGGCCGGAGGCGGCCATCGCCCGCGGCCTTGCCGACCGCGCCGAGACCCGCCTGGCCTTCTATGACCGGATCTTTGCGGCCCATGCGCCCAGGCCCGCCGCCCGGCGGAGCTCGGGCCGGGGCCACCTGGCGCAAGCCGCCGCCGCGCAGGCCCGCGCCACGCTCTGA
- a CDS encoding phage major capsid protein, with translation MPKPRDLNDLRRERRAAAAQMQERADALAALEGAETPDTEAIAAAETAFAEAQAGFETLNAQVGRAEATDAARAAAATGGDDPAPAQTPAPQAATPRNPAHRGVEVGFMLHALAASRGDRERAVARLETDGHSGVAAIMSGASEAAGGITIPAAQSEELIALLRPRVTVRASGARTVPMPAGELRTARQSAGATAGYGAETSAIAESEMSFDAVDKSFKLLRALVPLSNSLLRHSSVAMAQHARDDLLKAMALREDLAFLRGDGANDTPKGLRNWALADNWREGIAGTAAAAEAAVRWAVSTVEDANVGMVQPGWIMRASAKNWLASLRDDRGTPVFPSIDASGTLKGYPIRTTSQVPDNLGAEGDGTEITFADFDEVVIGDAMQIAIAASTEAAFVDANGETISAFQRDLTLMRAVSEHDLAPSHDEAIAGFTATGWSL, from the coding sequence ATGCCCAAACCCCGTGACCTGAACGATCTGCGCCGCGAGCGCCGCGCGGCGGCCGCGCAGATGCAGGAGCGCGCCGATGCGCTGGCCGCGCTCGAAGGGGCGGAAACGCCCGATACCGAGGCCATCGCCGCGGCCGAGACCGCCTTTGCCGAGGCCCAGGCGGGCTTCGAGACGCTGAACGCCCAGGTCGGCCGGGCCGAGGCCACGGACGCCGCCCGCGCCGCCGCCGCAACCGGGGGCGACGATCCCGCGCCCGCCCAAACCCCCGCGCCGCAGGCCGCCACGCCGCGCAATCCCGCGCATCGGGGCGTCGAGGTGGGCTTCATGCTGCATGCGCTGGCGGCCAGCCGGGGCGACCGCGAGCGCGCGGTGGCGCGCCTTGAGACCGACGGCCATTCCGGCGTTGCCGCGATCATGTCGGGCGCCTCGGAAGCCGCGGGCGGCATCACCATTCCCGCCGCGCAATCCGAGGAACTGATCGCGCTCCTGCGCCCGCGCGTCACCGTCCGGGCCTCGGGCGCGCGCACCGTGCCGATGCCGGCCGGTGAGCTGCGCACCGCGCGCCAGAGCGCGGGCGCGACCGCGGGCTATGGCGCCGAGACCTCGGCCATCGCGGAAAGCGAGATGAGCTTCGATGCGGTCGACAAGTCCTTCAAGCTCCTGCGCGCGCTGGTGCCGCTCTCGAACAGCCTCTTGCGGCATTCCTCGGTCGCCATGGCCCAGCATGCCCGGGATGACCTGCTGAAGGCGATGGCGCTGCGCGAGGATCTGGCCTTCCTGCGCGGCGACGGCGCGAATGACACGCCGAAGGGGCTGCGCAACTGGGCGCTGGCCGACAACTGGCGCGAGGGCATCGCGGGCACGGCCGCGGCGGCCGAGGCGGCGGTTCGCTGGGCGGTCTCGACGGTCGAGGACGCCAATGTCGGCATGGTGCAACCTGGCTGGATCATGCGCGCCTCGGCCAAGAACTGGCTCGCGAGCCTGCGCGATGATCGCGGCACCCCGGTCTTCCCCTCGATCGATGCCAGCGGGACGCTGAAGGGCTATCCGATCCGCACCACTTCGCAGGTGCCCGACAATCTGGGCGCGGAGGGCGACGGCACCGAGATCACCTTCGCCGATTTCGACGAGGTGGTGATCGGGGACGCGATGCAGATCGCCATCGCCGCCTCGACCGAGGCCGCTTTCGTCGATGCCAATGGCGAGACGATCTCGGCCTTCCAGCGCGATCTGACGCTGATGCGCGCGGTCTCCGAACACGATCTCGCACCCAGCCATGACGAGGCCATCGCGGGCTTCACCGCGACCGGCTGGTCGCTCTGA
- a CDS encoding head-tail adaptor protein, translating into MSLCLDRRVTFERQGQGRNALNEPTGAWAEIATLWAARADLAETERAAAGQIGAVRAARFTLRRSALAEGPARTLSAADRLRDEGMIWNITGVTERGRWVDVSAVSNGRKEEA; encoded by the coding sequence ATGAGCCTGTGTCTCGACCGCCGCGTCACCTTCGAGCGCCAGGGGCAGGGGCGCAATGCGCTGAACGAACCCACGGGCGCCTGGGCGGAGATCGCCACGCTCTGGGCCGCGCGCGCGGATCTGGCCGAGACCGAACGCGCCGCGGCGGGCCAGATCGGGGCGGTGCGCGCCGCGCGCTTCACCCTGCGCCGCTCGGCCCTGGCCGAGGGCCCGGCCCGGACCCTCAGTGCCGCCGACCGGCTCCGGGACGAGGGAATGATCTGGAACATCACCGGCGTCACCGAACGCGGCCGCTGGGTCGACGTCTCGGCCGTCAGCAATGGCCGGAAGGAGGAGGCATGA